AACCGACTCTTTTCCCGAAGAAACCTTTTGGCCTGCTCAAAACAAAATTATCCAAGCGTTTAAGAATGAAGGCATCGTGTTTAGTGAAATCCTTATTGACAAAAGTTTTCCGGAAGATAATGCGCCTACCCGAAAACCAAGGACCGGATTACTAAACAAATACATCTATGGCGATTACGATTTAGCCAACTCTTATGTAATTGGTGATAGAGCAACAGATATTGAGCTGGCAAAAAACCTAAATGCTCAGGGTATTTTTATTGGAGAAAGGAACGAAGAGGCGGTGCTATGCACTACCAATTGGACAACCATTTACAACTTCTTAAAAGCCATTCCAAGAAAAGCTTCTGTAACCCGAAAGACTAACGAAACAGACATATGCGTTTCAGTGAACCTCGATGGTAGTGGTAAATCGAAGCTGGATACGGGTATTGGGTTCTTCGACCATATGCTGGAGCAAATCGCTAAGCACGGCAATTTAGATTTAGATGTTACCGTTAAGGGCGATTTAGAAATTGATGAGCATCACACCATTGAGGATGTTGCGATTACCTTGGGCGAAGCCGTTTTAAATGCTCTAGGGAGTAAAAAGGGTATTGAGCGTTATGGATTTTTATTGCCCATGGACGACTGTCTTGCCCAGGTAGCAATAGACTTTGGTGGCCGACCTTGGCTGGTATGGCAAGCCGAATTTACACGCGAAATGGTTGGCGAAATGCCCACAGAAATGTTTATGCACTTCTTTAAATCGTTTAGCGATTCGGCAAAGTGCAACCTAAACATAAAAGCCGAAGGCGAAAACGAGCATCACAAAATCGAAGCAATCTTTAAAGCATTTGCAAAAGCAATAAAAATGGCGGTAAGCAGCACAGGAAACTACAGTATACCAAGCACAAAGGGAACCATATGATAGCCATAATAAAATACAATGCCGGCAATATTAAGTCCATGCAGAATGCCTTACATAGACTGGGATTTGAGGGTGTGATTACCGATGATAGAGCCACGATTCTGTCCGCAGAAAAAGTGATTTTCCCCGGAGTTGGAGAGGCAAGCACCGCCATGAGACATTTAAAGGAAAGAGGTTTGGATGAGGTGATCAAATCCGTTACTCAACCCTTTTTAGGCATATG
This is a stretch of genomic DNA from Williamwhitmania taraxaci. It encodes these proteins:
- the hisB gene encoding bifunctional histidinol-phosphatase/imidazoleglycerol-phosphate dehydratase HisB, whose amino-acid sequence is MKKVLFIDRDGTLVIEPPVDYQLDNLEKLEYYPGVFQWLARIAAELDYVLVMVTNQDGLGTDSFPEETFWPAQNKIIQAFKNEGIVFSEILIDKSFPEDNAPTRKPRTGLLNKYIYGDYDLANSYVIGDRATDIELAKNLNAQGIFIGERNEEAVLCTTNWTTIYNFLKAIPRKASVTRKTNETDICVSVNLDGSGKSKLDTGIGFFDHMLEQIAKHGNLDLDVTVKGDLEIDEHHTIEDVAITLGEAVLNALGSKKGIERYGFLLPMDDCLAQVAIDFGGRPWLVWQAEFTREMVGEMPTEMFMHFFKSFSDSAKCNLNIKAEGENEHHKIEAIFKAFAKAIKMAVSSTGNYSIPSTKGTI